The Candidatus Atribacteria bacterium ADurb.Bin276 genome segment ACCTTCTCCCATCAAGGGAGAAGGAACTCTAACTCGTCATTGCGAGGAACGAAGTGACGTGGCAATCTCATGAGTTCAATTTTTTTTATTCCTCTTTCTTTAGATAAAGGGAGTTTGATAAGGATTCGTTTTTTTCTAATTCTTTCAAATCCCCCTTGCCCTCTTTGCTAAAGGGGGAAACTTTTTTCATGGGTTTCTCACTAACTAATTTCATTAATTCTTATTTTTTTATTCGGCTCACATTTTACTACTCACGACCCACTAATTCCAATAAATGAGATTGCCACGTCGTTCAACCAAAAAACGGTTGGACTCCTCGCAATGACGGATTTAAAGAGGATTTTCATCCTCATTTGGTGCAGCTTATTATGGCATGCTGGTTTATATTAAAATTGATGCAGAACTAAATCTTCTACCATGCTAATAATTAACGGATCATTAAAAGGATTCCGATCCTCTCGATAAACCTTTTCTACCGCCTTAACCAAATTCTCCGGAATCACTAAATCCGGAACTTCTCGTAGGTACAATGCATTCTCATAATATTGATTGGCTATTTCATAGATCATAACCTGACAGGTAGTATAGGCATTAGCTTCTCCAACATCTACATAGTTTTCTTCCAATAATTGAAAAGGAAAAACTTTTTTTATAATAACTCCATCTTTCTCGGCCTCCAGAAGGTAATAAGGGCTCTTTAAATTATAAGCTACCCACTTCCCTTCTTGGTTGGTTTCAGTCGAAATGACGTCGCCTTCACTTCCAAAAAGGATAACGTCGGCAGCTGCAAAGGGTTTAACCTTTAAACCATCATGGTTATCTAAAGACGATGGAATCATAACCAAGCCTGTACAAGGAATATTTTTCTCCAATTTGCTTTGGTCCGGAAACATACAACAGCCAGACAATAAAAGAATCATAAGTGCTATTGTTCCTTTAGGTAATAAAAATAATAATTTTTTAGACAATAACTCATTCCTCCAATATAGAATAACTCTATAAAAATTCCAAATTATTTTCTATAGGAATATTGTCCTATTTTTATAGCCATTATGACTAAATTATCTATACTGAAAATATAAGAACGGGTAAAAAGAACAAAAAAACGAGAAAGGCACACCCCCCTTAATCCCCCCTCAATGGGGGAATGAATTCAACAATTCCCCTCCTTGGAGGGGTGCCGTTTTACGGCGGGGAGGGTGCCTTTCGAATTTTCTTTGATACCTTGAGAAAATCACCTAGAAAAAAGAATAAAAAGATGAGATCCTTACATCATCCAGCAAAAACCAAGGACTTCTTAGAATAAAAGAATAGTGAAATGTTCCCGAATAATTTTGAATCAACGAGCATTTTATCAATTCGAATTAAAACGTTCCATCCTTTTGAGGTGTTATTTTATGATTAAAGCGGTTTCGTTATTTTCAGGAGGCCTTGATAGCTTGCTTGCAACCCAAATCATTATGGATCAAGGTATCGAAGTCATAGCGGTTAACTTCATTATTCCCTTTGCCAATAATAAAAAAATGAAAGAAAAACAATACTATGCCCGTAACATGTCTCAAAAAATGGGTATTGAATTGGTAGAAATAGAACTTAGAGAAAACTTTTTAGATCTTCTTCGAAATCCAAAATATGATTTTGGTAAAAACTTAAACCCTTGTATCGATTGTAAAATTCTAATGATTACCCAAGCCTATCAAGTTATGAAAGAAAAAAAGGCTTCATTTATTGTAACTGGCGAAGTCCTCTCTCAAAGACCAAAATCTCAGTTCCTATGGGGGTTGAGCATCATTGACCGAGATTCTCATTTAAAAGGTTTAATTTTAAGGCCCCTTTCAGCGAAATTATTGCAAGAGACCATTCCCGAACAAAAAGGGTGGGTTGATCGGGATAAGCTCTATAACTTTTCCGGTCGTGTTCGTGGACCTCAATTCGACTTGGCTCAAAAAATGGGAATTACTGATTATCCAGCCCCAGCCGGTGGATGTCTTCTCACCGATCCGATTTTTGCTCGAAGGGTCTATGACCTGCTTATCCATGATGAACTGACGATGGAAAACATTGAACTTTTAAAATTAGGCAGATATTTTCGGTTGAGTAACCAATTTATATTTTTAGTTGGTCGGAATGAAAAAGATAATTTGGCATTGTTCAGCCAAGCTAAACCAGAAGACTATATTTTTACTCCTTCCCATACTAAGGGACCAACCGGCTTAGGAAAGGGAATGATCGACTCTGATACTGAACAATTTGCTTCAGGAATTATCGCTTATTATTCTTCATCTCTTGTTGAACCACTCTATATCAAAATACAGCATCAAAGCTATTCATCGCCAAAAATGGTTCAACCCATAACCTTATCACTGGATCAAATAGAAAAATACCGGATTGAAAATTTCCCTATCAAAATTATTCGTCAAAATAATCAAAAAACGCCTCAAAAATAACTTGCTCACCAATTTTGTTTCAGAGTGATAACATTATGGTAGATTTTTCACTTGACGGAAAGGAAGAATTTTTATGAAAATTGCCCAAAACATTACTCAGCTCATAGGAAATACTCCTTTAGTTCGTTTGTCAAAATTGGGTGCCAATCTACCCGGGGAGGTAGTTGCCAAGCTTGAGTACTTAAACCCATGCGGAAGCGTGAAAGATCGTATTGGAGTGTCAATGATAAACGAAGCTGAAAAAAATGGTTCGATAGATAAAAATACCTTGATAATCGAACCAACCAGCGGGAATACCGGTATAGCTTTGGCTTTTGTTTGTGCTCAGCGTGGGTATAAATTAATACTCACTATGCCAGAAAGCGTATCCGTTGAAAGGAGAAAAATTCTTACCTGGTTTGGTGCTAAATTAGTCCTCACTCCTTCAGAAGAAGGAATGCGAGGATCGATCAAAAAAGCAGAAGAATTGGCAAAAGAGAATGCTAATTCTTTTTTGCCAATGCAATTTAAAAATCCTGCCAATCCAAAAATTCATCGAGAAACAACCGCTGAAGAAATCTGGACTGATACCGATGGGCTTATTGATATCTTGGTCTGTGGAGTAGGAACCGGAGGAACCCTCACGGGAACCGCTGAGGTTTTAAAAGATCGGAAACCGTCCCTTAAGGTAGTTGCCGTTGAACCCAAAAAGTCAGCAGTATTATCAGGAGGAACCCCGGGTTCTCATCGTATCCAGGGAATTGGAGCCGGCTTCATCCCTGAAGTGTTACGTCGGGAATTGATCGATGAAGTCATTCCAGTTGAGGATGAAGACGCCTTTTCAACGGCAAAATGCATTGCTCAAATCGAAGGTATCCATGTTGGCATTTCAAGCGGAGCAGCCGGTTGGGCGGCACTTGAATTGGCAAAACGCGAGGAAAATCAAGGGAAGTTGATTGTGGCTATTTTTCCCGACACTGGAGAACGATATTTATCAGTTTGGTAAGAAATTCATGGACAATATTATTAAAATTAAATACGATAAATTACTACAAATTTTACAAGACCTCAAGAATTGTTTGGTTGCCTATTCCGGTGGTGTTGATAGTACTTTTTTGCTTTTTACCAGTCATGAGGCATTGGGAGATAAAACCAGCGGGATACTGATTGATACACCCTTTTTACCAAAAAGCGAAAAAAGCTTCGCTCTCAAGACCGCCAGCCAACTGAATCTTCCCTTAATAGTTCAAGAGGTAAATCTTCTTCAATATTCTTCAATTATTCGAAATCAACCAAACCGTTGTTATTTTTGTAAAAAAATTCTTTTTGAAACTATAGAAGCAGTTGCCATTCAGAAAAATTTTCAATTCATCATCGAAGGTTCAAATACCGACGACCTAAATGATTTTCGTCCGGGAAGAAAAGCTATTCAAGAAATGAATATTTTAAGCCCTTTATTGGAAACTGGCTTTACCAAGGAAGAAATTCGTCAAATATCGAAAGAAAAGAACCTACCAACCTGGAATAAGCCCTCTTTTTCTTGTCTAGCCACTCGCATTCCTTATGGAACAGATATAACTTCTGAACATTTGAGTCGAATCGAAAAAGCAGAATTATATCTGAGTGAATTGGGTTTTGAACAATTGCGGGTAAGGGATCACTATCCTATTGCTCGAATTGAAGTTCCCTTAATGGATAATGATCTGACTCGTATTCATGATTATCGCCACCAAATCGTCGAAAGATTAAAATCCTTTGGATACCATTGGGTCACATTAGATCTTGAGGAATATCGTTCTGGAAACATGAATAAAGAACTCAACCCAGAGGAGTTAATGTGAAAACTAAAAAAATATTAGTCGCTATAAGTGGGGGAGTCGATTCTTCGGTTGCTGCTTTCCTTTTAAAAAAACAAGGGTATCAAGTTTGTGGGATTACCATGGCTTTTCAGGTAATTCACGGTTCTGCGAACGATCCACGTTTAGGATCAGCCTTGACCGATGCGAAAAGGGTATGTGAAATTCTTGAAATTCCTCATCAAACTCTCGAACTAAGCAATGAGTTTGAAAATGAAGTCGTAAAACCTTTTATCAAGGAATATTTATCAGGAAGAACTCCCAACCCGTGCGTAAATTGTAATCGACAGATAAAATTTGGTTTTCTTTTTAATTATGCCTTGAAAAATGGTTTTGACTATTTTGCCACCGGACATTATGCCCAAATTGATTACATAAACAACCAATTTTTTTTACGGAAACCACGGGATCGCTCGAAAGATCAAACTTACTTTTTATATAATATCCACAGGGAAATCCTCAATAGAATTCTTTTCCCCTTGGCTCATCTTACCAAAGAAGAGGTTAAATCTCTTGCTAATCAACTCGATTTACTAATCGATGAAAAATCCGAGAGCCAGGATATTTGTTTTCTTCCCCAAGGCGGTTATCGTGATTTTCTGAAAAACCGTTCTCAACTGGATTTATCAGGCCCGATTGTTAACCTCCAAGGAAAAGTGCTTGGGCACCACGAAGGAATATATCTTTACACTATCGGCCAAAGGAAGGGATTAGGACTCAGTAATTCGCATCCTCTCTATGTTGTCGATATCGATCTTTCTCAAAATGCCGTAATAGTTGGTGAAAAAAAAGATTTACAAGCCATGGCTCTGGTTGCTACTCAGGTGAATTTTTTAGTCGATGAAATCCCTGACCAAGAAATTTTTGCTGTTACGCGTTATTCCCAGAAAGAGCATCAGTGTACATTAGAAAAAATTAACCATGAAATAAAGGTCATTTTTTATGATAAATTGGAAAATATAACCCCTGGCCAATCAGTTGTGTGGTACACTCGTGAAGGAATCGTAATCGGAGGAGGAATCATTAAGGAGGTTTTGCGATGAACGCGGTCATCCAACAAATTCAAGAATTAAAAAAAATGAAAAATGCGATTATTTTAGTTCACAACTATCAACCCCCGGACATACAGGATATTGCGGATTTTTTAGGGGATTCTTTGGGTTTGAGCATCGAAGCCAGCCAAACTGATGCCGATATCATCGTTTTTTGTGGTGTTCGTTTTATGGCAGAAACCGCCAAAATTCTCTCTCCGAATAAAGTTGTGCTCCTTCCCGAGAAAAATGCTGGTTGCCCCATGGCAGATACTATTACCGTTCAAGAAATTAAAAAGCTTA includes the following:
- the cysK1 gene encoding O-acetylserine sulfhydrylase; translation: MKIAQNITQLIGNTPLVRLSKLGANLPGEVVAKLEYLNPCGSVKDRIGVSMINEAEKNGSIDKNTLIIEPTSGNTGIALAFVCAQRGYKLILTMPESVSVERRKILTWFGAKLVLTPSEEGMRGSIKKAEELAKENANSFLPMQFKNPANPKIHRETTAEEIWTDTDGLIDILVCGVGTGGTLTGTAEVLKDRKPSLKVVAVEPKKSAVLSGGTPGSHRIQGIGAGFIPEVLRRELIDEVIPVEDEDAFSTAKCIAQIEGIHVGISSGAAGWAALELAKREENQGKLIVAIFPDTGERYLSVW
- the mnmA gene encoding tRNA-specific 2-thiouridylase MnmA, with protein sequence MKTKKILVAISGGVDSSVAAFLLKKQGYQVCGITMAFQVIHGSANDPRLGSALTDAKRVCEILEIPHQTLELSNEFENEVVKPFIKEYLSGRTPNPCVNCNRQIKFGFLFNYALKNGFDYFATGHYAQIDYINNQFFLRKPRDRSKDQTYFLYNIHREILNRILFPLAHLTKEEVKSLANQLDLLIDEKSESQDICFLPQGGYRDFLKNRSQLDLSGPIVNLQGKVLGHHEGIYLYTIGQRKGLGLSNSHPLYVVDIDLSQNAVIVGEKKDLQAMALVATQVNFLVDEIPDQEIFAVTRYSQKEHQCTLEKINHEIKVIFYDKLENITPGQSVVWYTREGIVIGGGIIKEVLR
- the guaA_2 gene encoding GMP synthase (glutamine-hydrolyzing) — its product is MDNIIKIKYDKLLQILQDLKNCLVAYSGGVDSTFLLFTSHEALGDKTSGILIDTPFLPKSEKSFALKTASQLNLPLIVQEVNLLQYSSIIRNQPNRCYFCKKILFETIEAVAIQKNFQFIIEGSNTDDLNDFRPGRKAIQEMNILSPLLETGFTKEEIRQISKEKNLPTWNKPSFSCLATRIPYGTDITSEHLSRIEKAELYLSELGFEQLRVRDHYPIARIEVPLMDNDLTRIHDYRHQIVERLKSFGYHWVTLDLEEYRSGNMNKELNPEELM